One window of the Pseudomonas knackmussii B13 genome contains the following:
- the fliG gene encoding flagellar motor switch protein FliG — MSATAKLSKVDKAAILLLSLGETDAAQVLRHMGPKEVQKVGVAMAQMRNVHREQVEQVMGEFVEIVGDQTSLGVGADSYIRKMLTQALGEDKANNLIDRILLGGNTSGLDSLKWMEPRAVADVIRYEHPQIQAIVVAYLDPDQAAEVLSHFDHKVRLDIVLRVSSLNTVQPSALKELNLILEKQFAGNANSTRTTMGGVKRAADIMNFLDSGVEGALMDAIREVDEDLSGQIEDLMFVFDNLADVDDRGIQALLREVSSDVLVLALKGSDEGIREKIFRNMSKRAAELLRDDLEAKGPVRVSEVEGAQKEILTIARRMAESGEIVLGGKGGEEMI; from the coding sequence ATGAGCGCTACCGCCAAACTGAGCAAGGTCGACAAGGCCGCCATCCTCCTGCTGTCGCTCGGCGAGACCGACGCGGCGCAGGTGCTGCGGCACATGGGGCCGAAGGAAGTGCAGAAGGTCGGCGTGGCCATGGCGCAGATGCGCAACGTGCATCGCGAACAGGTCGAGCAGGTGATGGGCGAGTTCGTCGAGATCGTCGGCGACCAGACCAGCCTGGGCGTCGGCGCCGACAGCTACATCCGCAAGATGCTCACCCAGGCCCTGGGCGAGGACAAGGCGAACAACCTCATCGACCGTATCCTGCTGGGCGGCAACACCAGCGGCCTGGACAGCCTGAAGTGGATGGAGCCGCGCGCCGTCGCCGACGTGATCCGCTACGAGCACCCGCAGATCCAGGCCATCGTGGTCGCCTACCTGGACCCCGACCAGGCTGCCGAAGTGCTCAGCCACTTCGACCACAAGGTGCGCCTGGACATCGTCCTGCGCGTGTCTTCGCTGAACACCGTGCAACCCTCGGCGCTGAAGGAACTCAACCTGATCCTCGAGAAGCAGTTCGCCGGCAACGCCAACTCCACCCGCACCACCATGGGCGGCGTGAAGCGCGCGGCGGACATCATGAACTTCCTCGACAGCGGCGTGGAAGGCGCGCTGATGGACGCCATCCGCGAGGTGGACGAAGACCTCTCCGGGCAGATCGAAGACCTCATGTTCGTCTTCGACAACCTCGCCGACGTCGACGACCGCGGCATCCAGGCGCTGCTGCGGGAAGTCTCCTCCGACGTGCTGGTGCTGGCGCTCAAAGGCTCCGACGAGGGCATCCGCGAGAAGATCTTCCGCAACATGTCCAAGCGTGCCGCCGAGCTGCTGCGCGACGACCTCGAGGCCAAGGGCCCGGTGCGCGTCAGCGAAGTGGAAGGTGCGCAGAAGGAAATCCTCACCATTGCCCGGCGCATGGCCGAATCCGGGGAAATCGTCCTCGGCGGCAAGGGCGGCGAGGAGATGATCTAA
- the fliI gene encoding flagellar protein export ATPase FliI gives MRLDRVSFAKRLEGYVEATRLPSQPVVEGRLLRMVGLTLEAEGLQAAVGSRCLVINDGGYHPVQVEAEVMGFSGNKIFLMPVGSLVGIAPGARVVPLPDSGRLPMGMSMLGRVVDGVGRALDGKGGMRAEDWVPMDGPVINPLAREPIHEPMDVGIRSINSLLTVGRGQRLGLFAGTGVGKSVLLGMMTKFTKADIIVVGLIGERGREVKEFIEHILGEEGLKRSVVVASPADDAPLMRLRAAQYCTRIAEYFRDKGKNVLLLMDSLTRYAQAQREIALAIGEPPATKGYPPSVFAKLPRLVERAGNGEKGGGSITAFYTVLSEGDDQQDPIADAARGVLDGHFVLSRRLAEEGHYPAIDIEASISRVMPQVVSPEQLQNAQRFKQLWSRYQQSRDLISVGAYVAGGDAETDLAIQRFPVMRQFLRQGLTESQSLDDSSLLLDAVLTGKAG, from the coding sequence ATGCGTCTTGACCGGGTGAGCTTTGCCAAGCGCCTGGAAGGCTATGTCGAGGCCACTCGACTGCCATCGCAACCGGTGGTCGAGGGCCGCCTGCTGCGCATGGTCGGCCTGACCCTGGAAGCCGAGGGCCTGCAGGCCGCGGTGGGCAGCCGCTGCCTGGTGATCAACGACGGCGGCTATCACCCGGTGCAGGTGGAAGCCGAGGTCATGGGCTTCTCCGGCAACAAGATTTTCCTCATGCCGGTGGGCAGCCTCGTCGGCATCGCTCCCGGCGCCCGCGTGGTGCCGCTGCCGGACAGCGGCCGCCTGCCGATGGGCATGTCGATGCTCGGCCGCGTGGTCGACGGTGTCGGCCGTGCACTCGACGGCAAGGGCGGGATGCGCGCCGAAGACTGGGTGCCGATGGACGGCCCGGTGATCAACCCGCTGGCGCGCGAGCCTATCCACGAACCCATGGACGTCGGCATCCGCTCGATCAACTCGCTGCTTACAGTCGGTCGCGGCCAGCGCCTGGGCCTGTTCGCCGGTACCGGCGTGGGTAAGTCGGTGCTGCTGGGCATGATGACCAAGTTCACCAAGGCCGACATCATCGTGGTCGGGCTGATTGGCGAACGGGGCCGCGAGGTCAAGGAATTCATCGAACACATCCTCGGCGAGGAAGGCCTCAAGCGTTCCGTAGTGGTCGCATCCCCCGCCGACGATGCGCCGCTGATGCGCCTGCGCGCGGCGCAGTACTGCACGCGTATCGCCGAATACTTCCGCGACAAGGGCAAGAACGTCCTGCTGCTGATGGATTCGCTGACCCGCTACGCCCAGGCGCAACGCGAGATCGCCCTGGCCATCGGCGAGCCGCCGGCGACCAAGGGCTATCCGCCGTCGGTGTTCGCCAAGCTGCCGCGCCTGGTGGAACGTGCCGGCAATGGCGAAAAGGGCGGCGGCTCGATCACCGCCTTCTACACCGTGCTCAGCGAGGGCGACGACCAGCAGGACCCGATCGCCGACGCCGCGCGCGGCGTGCTCGACGGCCACTTCGTGCTGTCGCGCCGACTGGCCGAGGAAGGTCACTATCCGGCCATCGACATCGAGGCTTCGATCAGCCGGGTAATGCCGCAGGTGGTCAGCCCCGAGCAATTGCAGAACGCCCAGCGCTTCAAGCAGCTGTGGTCGCGCTACCAGCAGAGCCGCGACCTGATCAGCGTCGGCGCCTACGTTGCCGGCGGCGACGCCGAGACGGACCTTGCGATCCAGCGCTTCCCGGTGATGCGCCAGTTCCTGCGCCAGGGCCTGACGGAAAGCCAGAGCCTCGACGACAGCAGCCTGTTGCTCGACGCCGTGCTGACTGGCAAGGCCGGTTGA
- a CDS encoding Spy/CpxP family protein refolding chaperone, with protein sequence MRKPLTALLFAATLPTLAMAATQAPSDVPPPPAGAPMMDGHGGKHFGHGGPMRELNLTQEQREQIGKLMGDSMKSRHEITEKYFNKLPAAERKAMQDELKANRDKTDQSIRGLLTPDQQKKFDEIKAKREQRKAEWAAKQKAPADAKTN encoded by the coding sequence ATGCGCAAGCCCCTCACCGCCCTGCTGTTCGCCGCCACCCTGCCGACCCTGGCGATGGCCGCCACCCAGGCACCGAGCGACGTCCCGCCGCCCCCCGCCGGCGCTCCGATGATGGATGGCCACGGCGGCAAGCACTTCGGCCACGGCGGCCCGATGCGCGAGCTGAACCTGACCCAGGAGCAGCGCGAGCAGATCGGCAAGCTGATGGGCGATTCGATGAAGTCGCGCCACGAGATCACCGAAAAGTACTTCAACAAGCTGCCGGCCGCTGAACGCAAGGCCATGCAAGACGAGCTCAAGGCCAACCGCGACAAGACCGACCAGAGCATCCGCGGCCTGCTCACCCCGGATCAGCAGAAGAAGTTCGACGAAATCAAGGCCAAGCGCGAGCAGCGCAAGGCCGAATGGGCCGCGAAGCAGAAAGCGCCGGCGGACGCCAAGACCAACTGA
- a CDS encoding TrkH family potassium uptake protein — MALPTLRILGYIIGLFLITLAVAMLVPVATLFHYHRAHEISPFLWSSLLTLIAGLGMVLPGRPEQVRLRPRDMYMLTVSSWIIVCFFSALPFILARHMSFTDAIFESMSGITATGSTVLSGLDGMSPGILIWRSLLHWLGGIGFIGMAVAILPMLRIGGMRLFQTESSDRSDKVMPRSHMVAKYIVGVYVGITLLGTLALWWAGMGLFDSLNHAMSAISTGGFSTSDQSLAKWHQPAVHWVAVVLMILGSLPFALYVATLRGHRKALYKDHQVRGFLGLLVFTWLVMGTWYAFNSNLSWPDAFRIVAVNVTSVVTTTGFALGDYSLWGHFSIMVFFYLGFIGGCSGSTAGGLKIFRFQVAFILLRSSLYQLIHPRAVLSQRYNGHRLDEEIVRSILTFSFFFGATVAGLGLALTFLGLDWMTALTGAASTVAGVGPGMGPIIGPSGNFAPLPDAAKWLLSFGMLFGRLEILTVLVLFTPAFWRH, encoded by the coding sequence ATGGCTTTGCCGACCCTACGCATCCTCGGATACATCATCGGCCTGTTCCTGATCACCCTGGCGGTGGCCATGCTGGTGCCCGTGGCCACCCTCTTCCACTACCACCGCGCGCATGAGATCTCGCCCTTCCTCTGGTCGAGCCTGCTGACGCTGATCGCCGGCCTGGGCATGGTCCTGCCCGGCCGCCCCGAGCAGGTGCGCCTGCGTCCGCGCGACATGTACATGCTCACGGTGTCGAGCTGGATCATCGTCTGCTTCTTCTCCGCCCTGCCCTTCATCCTCGCGCGCCACATGAGCTTCACCGACGCCATCTTCGAGAGCATGTCGGGCATCACCGCCACCGGCTCCACCGTGCTCAGCGGGCTCGACGGCATGTCGCCGGGCATCCTCATCTGGCGCTCGCTGCTGCACTGGCTGGGCGGCATCGGCTTCATCGGCATGGCAGTGGCCATCCTGCCGATGCTGCGCATCGGCGGCATGCGCCTGTTCCAGACCGAGTCCTCGGATCGCAGCGACAAGGTCATGCCGCGCTCGCACATGGTCGCCAAGTACATCGTCGGGGTGTACGTCGGCATCACCCTCCTCGGCACCCTGGCGCTGTGGTGGGCCGGCATGGGTCTGTTCGATTCGCTCAACCACGCCATGTCGGCGATCTCCACCGGCGGTTTCTCCACCTCCGACCAGTCCCTGGCCAAGTGGCACCAGCCGGCGGTGCACTGGGTGGCGGTGGTGCTGATGATCCTCGGCAGCCTGCCCTTCGCCCTCTACGTCGCCACCCTGCGCGGGCACCGCAAGGCGCTGTACAAGGACCACCAGGTACGCGGCTTCCTCGGCCTGCTGGTGTTCACCTGGCTGGTGATGGGCACCTGGTACGCGTTCAACTCGAATCTGTCCTGGCCCGACGCCTTCCGCATCGTCGCGGTGAACGTCACCTCGGTGGTCACCACCACCGGCTTCGCCCTGGGCGACTACAGCCTCTGGGGCCACTTCTCGATCATGGTGTTCTTCTACCTGGGCTTCATCGGCGGCTGCTCCGGCTCCACCGCCGGCGGCCTGAAGATCTTCCGCTTCCAGGTCGCCTTCATCCTGCTCAGGAGCAGCCTGTACCAGCTGATCCACCCGCGCGCGGTGCTCAGCCAGCGCTACAACGGCCACCGCCTGGACGAGGAGATCGTGCGCTCGATCCTGACCTTCTCGTTCTTCTTCGGCGCGACCGTGGCCGGCCTGGGCCTGGCCCTGACCTTCCTCGGCCTGGACTGGATGACCGCACTGACCGGTGCTGCCAGCACCGTGGCCGGCGTGGGGCCGGGGATGGGGCCGATCATCGGCCCGTCGGGCAACTTCGCACCGCTGCCGGATGCGGCCAAGTGGCTGCTGTCCTTCGGCATGCTCTTCGGCCGCCTGGAGATCCTCACCGTGCTGGTGCTGTTCACCCCGGCCTTCTGGCGGCACTGA
- a CDS encoding nitroreductase family protein, which translates to MEAYETLLKRVSHARLGEPAPSAEQLDRLFRVALRAPDHGQLRPWRFLTVEGDARVQLGELFARALSAEQPDATPEALAKARAMPMRAPTLVVAIARLQDHPKVPEIEQMLAAGCAAYGVVQGAFVEGLGAMWRTGAMAFDPVVRDGLGLAANERIVGFIYLGTPIGELRQPVALDPADFVSAWRG; encoded by the coding sequence ATGGAGGCTTACGAAACGCTGCTCAAACGAGTTTCCCATGCCCGCCTGGGCGAGCCGGCGCCCAGCGCCGAGCAGCTCGATCGGCTGTTCCGTGTGGCGCTGCGCGCGCCGGATCACGGTCAGCTGCGGCCTTGGCGCTTCCTCACCGTCGAGGGCGATGCTCGTGTGCAATTGGGCGAACTCTTCGCTCGCGCCCTGAGTGCGGAGCAACCCGACGCCACCCCCGAAGCCTTGGCCAAGGCGCGGGCCATGCCGATGCGTGCGCCGACTCTGGTGGTCGCCATCGCGCGTCTGCAGGACCACCCGAAGGTGCCGGAGATCGAGCAGATGCTGGCGGCCGGCTGCGCGGCCTATGGCGTGGTGCAGGGCGCTTTCGTGGAAGGGTTGGGTGCCATGTGGCGCACTGGCGCCATGGCGTTCGATCCCGTGGTGCGCGATGGACTGGGGCTGGCCGCCAACGAACGCATCGTCGGTTTCATCTACCTGGGCACGCCGATCGGCGAGCTGCGTCAGCCGGTCGCGCTCGATCCGGCGGACTTCGTCAGCGCCTGGCGGGGCTGA
- a CDS encoding sensor histidine kinase, protein MRSLFWRILAAFWLALLLVAGLSILLGRALNQDTWVIARYPGLHDLAKQWTVLYENQGPAAAQQLLEQRRHDFDLSVQVLDETGQRLVDGTYLPRPPKRPEAGFNPQNLPRFPWRQLSQEYTSAQTDHTYLFIYRIPHGALEAWHRGSLLWPLSALGIALVVLTIFSLLLTLSITRPLNRLRRAVHDLGQTAYQQDSLALLARRGDELGVLARDFNRMGARLQRLISSQRQLLRDVSHELRSPLARLRIALALAERATPEQRANMWPRLEQECDRLEALIAEILALARLDADPGPASKIALLPMLERLREDAQLLAPEQHIQLRVPEDLALDGWPDMLERALDNLLRNALRFNPPGKPLEVEADSDGHLLHLRVRDHGPGADAAHLGQLGEPFYRAPNQDSPGHGLGLAIARRAVERHAGRLRLSNHPEGGFVASIEVPLTRPHV, encoded by the coding sequence ATGCGATCGCTTTTCTGGCGGATTCTCGCCGCTTTCTGGCTTGCCCTGCTGCTGGTCGCGGGGCTCTCCATCCTGCTCGGCCGCGCGCTCAATCAAGACACCTGGGTCATCGCCCGCTACCCCGGCCTGCACGACCTGGCCAAGCAGTGGACGGTGCTCTATGAGAACCAAGGGCCCGCCGCCGCACAGCAGCTGCTGGAGCAGCGCCGCCACGACTTCGACCTGTCGGTGCAGGTGCTCGACGAAACCGGGCAGCGCCTGGTCGACGGCACCTACCTGCCGCGTCCGCCGAAACGGCCCGAGGCAGGCTTCAACCCGCAGAACCTGCCGCGCTTCCCCTGGCGCCAGCTGAGCCAGGAATACACCAGCGCGCAGACCGACCACACCTACCTGTTCATCTACCGAATTCCGCACGGCGCCCTGGAGGCCTGGCATCGCGGCAGCCTGCTGTGGCCGCTCAGCGCCCTGGGCATCGCCCTGGTGGTGCTGACCATCTTCAGCCTGCTGCTGACCCTCTCCATCACCCGCCCGCTGAACCGCCTGCGCCGCGCCGTGCATGACCTCGGCCAGACCGCCTACCAGCAGGACAGCCTGGCCCTGCTGGCGCGCCGCGGTGACGAGCTGGGCGTGCTGGCACGCGACTTCAACCGCATGGGCGCACGCCTGCAGCGGCTGATCAGCAGCCAGCGCCAGTTGCTGCGCGACGTCTCCCACGAGCTGCGCTCGCCGCTGGCGCGCCTGCGTATCGCCCTGGCCCTGGCCGAGCGGGCCACGCCGGAACAGCGCGCCAACATGTGGCCGCGCCTGGAGCAGGAGTGCGACCGCCTGGAGGCGCTGATCGCCGAGATCCTCGCCCTCGCCCGCCTCGACGCCGATCCCGGGCCGGCCAGCAAGATCGCCCTGCTGCCGATGCTCGAACGCCTGCGCGAGGACGCCCAGTTGCTCGCGCCGGAACAGCACATCCAGTTGCGCGTGCCCGAAGACCTGGCGCTCGACGGCTGGCCGGACATGCTCGAACGCGCACTGGACAACCTGCTGCGCAACGCCCTGCGCTTCAACCCGCCGGGCAAGCCGCTGGAAGTCGAGGCCGACAGCGACGGCCACCTGCTGCATCTGCGCGTGCGCGACCACGGTCCGGGCGCCGACGCCGCGCATCTGGGGCAGCTCGGCGAACCTTTCTACCGCGCGCCTAACCAGGACAGCCCGGGCCATGGCCTGGGCCTGGCCATCGCCCGACGCGCGGTGGAACGCCACGCCGGGCGCCTGCGCCTGAGCAATCACCCGGAAGGCGGGTTCGTGGCGAGCATCGAAGTGCCGCTCACCCGCCCTCACGTCTGA
- a CDS encoding response regulator transcription factor, which produces MSELLLIDDDRELCELLCTWLAQEGFSVRASHDGSAARAALSGRTPDAVVLDVMLPDGSGLELLKQLRSEHPDLPVLMLSARGEPLDRILGLELGADDYLAKPCDPRELTARLRAVLRRSHPSQPSAQVDLGDLSLNLARGVASVGGEDVGLTLSESRILEALLRQPGEPLDKQALAQIALGRKLTLYDRSLDMHVSNLRKKLGTHPDGRPRILALRGRGYFYAP; this is translated from the coding sequence ATGAGTGAGCTGCTGCTGATCGACGATGACCGCGAACTGTGCGAACTGCTGTGCACCTGGCTGGCCCAGGAAGGCTTCAGCGTCCGGGCCAGCCACGATGGCAGCGCGGCCCGCGCGGCGCTGTCCGGACGCACGCCGGATGCGGTGGTGCTGGATGTCATGCTGCCCGACGGCAGCGGCCTGGAACTGCTCAAGCAACTGCGCAGCGAGCACCCCGACCTGCCGGTGCTGATGCTCTCCGCACGCGGCGAGCCGCTGGACCGCATCCTCGGTCTGGAGCTCGGCGCCGACGACTACCTGGCCAAACCCTGCGACCCGCGTGAACTGACTGCCCGTCTGCGCGCGGTGCTGCGGCGCAGCCATCCAAGCCAGCCCAGCGCCCAGGTCGACCTCGGCGACCTCAGCCTGAACCTGGCCCGCGGCGTCGCCAGCGTCGGCGGCGAGGACGTCGGCCTGACCCTCTCCGAAAGCCGCATCCTCGAGGCGCTGCTGCGCCAGCCGGGCGAGCCGCTGGACAAGCAGGCCCTGGCGCAGATCGCCCTGGGCCGCAAGCTGACCCTCTACGACCGCAGCCTGGACATGCACGTCAGCAACCTGCGCAAGAAGCTCGGCACGCACCCCGACGGTCGCCCGCGCATCCTGGCCCTGCGCGGGCGCGGCTATTTCTACGCGCCCTGA
- the fliJ gene encoding flagellar export protein FliJ, translating to MNRRAERLAPVVDMALKAEREAARQLGQAQNQLLQVQRKMAELERFRGDYQQQWIERGQHGVSGQWLMNYQRFLSQLETAVEQQGRSLTWHQDVVDKARASWQEKYARLEGLRKLVERYRQEAQLLADKQEQKQLDEFAQRLKPSAY from the coding sequence ATGAACCGCCGCGCCGAACGCCTGGCGCCGGTCGTGGACATGGCCCTGAAAGCCGAGCGCGAGGCCGCGCGGCAGCTCGGCCAGGCGCAGAACCAACTGCTCCAGGTACAGCGCAAGATGGCCGAACTGGAACGCTTTCGCGGCGACTACCAGCAGCAATGGATCGAGCGCGGCCAGCACGGCGTCAGCGGTCAGTGGCTGATGAACTACCAGCGCTTCCTCTCGCAGCTGGAAACCGCCGTGGAGCAGCAGGGCCGCAGCCTGACCTGGCACCAGGACGTGGTCGACAAGGCCCGCGCCAGCTGGCAGGAGAAGTACGCCCGCCTCGAAGGCCTGCGCAAGCTGGTCGAACGCTACCGCCAGGAAGCGCAGTTGCTGGCGGACAAGCAGGAACAGAAGCAGCTCGACGAGTTCGCCCAGCGCCTCAAGCCAAGCGCGTACTGA
- a CDS encoding DUF1345 domain-containing protein → MPFNRALLQTHPRLLIAAAAGLLLALAANPLAPLPRALAGWNLTAWLYVLLIAGHAARSRAEEVRRLAEIEDENARAVLAIACLAALASLVAIVFELAGAHDLQGSAKLLRYVFTGSTVLGSWFFIGTLFSMHYARLYYSAEQPPLHFPDAQLQPDYWDFAYFAFTISVAVQTSDVSIVSPAMRKLVLVQSIVFFLFNTAILGLSINIAAGLIG, encoded by the coding sequence ATGCCGTTCAATCGCGCCCTGCTGCAAACCCATCCGCGCCTGTTGATTGCCGCAGCTGCCGGCCTGCTGCTGGCCCTGGCGGCCAATCCGCTGGCGCCGCTGCCGCGCGCACTGGCCGGCTGGAACCTGACGGCCTGGCTCTACGTGCTGCTGATCGCCGGCCATGCCGCGCGCTCGCGCGCCGAGGAGGTACGGCGCCTGGCCGAGATCGAGGACGAGAATGCCCGTGCGGTGCTGGCAATCGCCTGTCTAGCGGCGCTCGCAAGCCTGGTCGCCATCGTGTTCGAACTGGCCGGCGCGCATGACCTGCAGGGCAGCGCCAAGTTGCTGCGCTATGTCTTCACCGGCAGCACCGTGCTCGGTTCCTGGTTCTTCATCGGCACGCTCTTCAGCATGCATTACGCGCGGCTGTACTACAGCGCCGAGCAGCCACCGCTGCACTTCCCCGACGCGCAGCTGCAGCCGGACTACTGGGACTTCGCCTACTTCGCCTTCACCATCAGCGTCGCCGTGCAGACCTCCGACGTGAGCATCGTCTCGCCGGCGATGCGCAAGCTGGTGCTGGTGCAGTCCATCGTGTTCTTCCTGTTCAACACCGCGATCCTCGGCCTGAGCATCAACATCGCCGCCGGCCTCATCGGCTGA
- the fliF gene encoding flagellar basal-body MS-ring/collar protein FliF, with the protein MADATVDNQVPAKAGAAEMLKKPLMGLQFLENLADMPVLRQVGLLVGLAASIAIGFGMVLWSQQPDYKPLYGSLNGVDANKVVETLNAADIAYKVDPSSGALLVKADDLGRARIKVAGAGIAPTDNNVGFEILDKEQTLGTSQFMEATNYRRGLEGELARTISSLNNVKGARVHLAIPKSSVFVRDDRKPSASVLVELYPGRSLEPSQVLAIVNLVATSVPELDKGQVTVVDQKGNLLSDQQELSELTVAGKQFDYTRRMESNFTQRVHSILQPVLGEGRYKAEVSADVDFSAVESTAESYNPDQPALRSEQVNNEERQTPGGVQGVPGALSNQPPTPASAPQKTAQNSSSEYIAPGQPLKDANGQPIIDPKTGKPELAPYPTDKREQNTRNYELDRSISYTKQQQGRLRRLSVAVVLDDRISLDAKTGEVSHKPWTAEELARFTRLVQDAVGYDASRGDSVSVINAPFAPEQNLDVASPPFYSQPWFWDVVKQVLGIVFILVLVLGVLRPVLNNLSGSKNKALVAGAGGDMSLGDLGGMEGELAEDRVSLGGPSSILLPSPSEGYDAQLNAIKGLVAQDPGRVAQVVKEWINSDE; encoded by the coding sequence ATGGCCGATGCCACTGTAGACAACCAGGTCCCCGCCAAGGCCGGCGCAGCAGAAATGCTGAAGAAGCCGCTGATGGGCCTGCAGTTCCTCGAGAACCTCGCCGACATGCCAGTGCTGCGTCAGGTCGGCCTGCTCGTCGGGCTCGCGGCGAGCATCGCCATCGGTTTCGGCATGGTGCTCTGGTCGCAGCAGCCGGACTACAAGCCGCTGTACGGCAGTCTCAATGGTGTCGACGCCAACAAGGTGGTGGAGACGCTCAACGCCGCCGACATCGCCTACAAGGTCGACCCCAGCTCCGGCGCCCTGCTGGTCAAGGCCGACGACCTGGGGCGTGCGCGCATCAAGGTGGCCGGCGCGGGCATCGCCCCGACCGACAACAACGTCGGCTTCGAGATCCTCGACAAGGAACAGACCCTCGGCACCAGCCAGTTCATGGAGGCCACCAACTACCGCCGTGGCCTGGAAGGCGAACTGGCGCGGACCATCTCCAGCCTGAACAACGTCAAGGGTGCCCGCGTGCACCTGGCCATCCCGAAGAGCTCGGTGTTCGTTCGCGACGACCGCAAGCCCAGCGCCTCGGTGCTGGTCGAGCTGTATCCGGGCCGCAGCCTGGAGCCGAGCCAGGTGCTCGCCATTGTCAACCTGGTGGCTACCAGCGTGCCGGAACTGGACAAGGGCCAGGTCACCGTCGTCGACCAGAAAGGCAACCTGCTCTCCGACCAGCAGGAGCTCTCCGAGCTGACCGTGGCCGGCAAGCAGTTCGACTACACCCGGCGCATGGAAAGCAACTTCACCCAGCGCGTGCACAGCATCCTGCAGCCGGTGTTGGGCGAGGGCCGCTACAAGGCCGAGGTTTCCGCCGACGTCGACTTCAGCGCCGTGGAATCCACCGCCGAGTCCTACAACCCGGACCAGCCGGCGCTGCGCAGCGAGCAGGTCAACAACGAGGAGCGGCAGACTCCCGGCGGCGTCCAGGGCGTGCCCGGTGCGCTGTCGAACCAGCCGCCGACTCCGGCCAGCGCGCCGCAGAAGACCGCGCAGAACAGCTCTTCGGAATACATCGCGCCCGGCCAGCCGCTGAAAGATGCCAACGGCCAGCCCATCATCGATCCGAAGACCGGCAAGCCCGAGCTGGCGCCATACCCGACCGACAAGCGCGAACAGAACACCCGCAACTACGAGCTGGACCGTTCGATCAGCTACACCAAGCAGCAGCAGGGCCGTCTGCGCCGGCTGTCCGTCGCGGTGGTGCTGGACGACCGCATCAGCCTCGACGCCAAGACCGGCGAAGTCAGCCACAAGCCCTGGACCGCCGAAGAACTGGCGCGCTTCACCCGCCTGGTGCAGGACGCAGTGGGCTACGACGCCAGCCGTGGCGACAGCGTCAGCGTGATCAACGCGCCCTTCGCCCCGGAGCAGAACCTGGACGTCGCCTCGCCGCCGTTCTACTCGCAGCCGTGGTTCTGGGACGTGGTCAAGCAGGTGCTGGGCATCGTCTTCATCCTGGTGCTGGTGCTCGGCGTGCTGCGCCCGGTGCTGAACAACCTCAGCGGCAGCAAGAACAAGGCCCTGGTGGCCGGCGCTGGCGGCGACATGTCCCTCGGCGACTTGGGCGGCATGGAAGGCGAGCTGGCCGAGGACCGGGTGAGCCTCGGCGGTCCGTCGAGCATTCTGTTGCCCAGCCCCAGCGAGGGGTACGATGCGCAGCTGAACGCCATCAAGGGCCTGGTCGCCCAGGACCCGGGCCGCGTGGCCCAGGTGGTGAAGGAATGGATCAACTCGGATGAGTGA
- the fliH gene encoding flagellar assembly protein FliH translates to MNPGKPKGDEDAAGLIRARDVAAFDLWSLPSFDPVVERPEPEPEPVVEEIPEIEEVPVEEVKPLTLEELEAIRQDAYNEGFATGEKDGFHSGQMKARQEAEAVLQERLKSLETLMGQLFEPIAEQDQLIEQAMVNLVSQLARQVIQRELSTDSSQIRQVLREALKLLPMGAENIRIHVNPQDFELVKAMRDRHEESWRILEDDALLPGGCRIETEHSRIDASIETRLAQASKQLFEQQRDQATHALEPDLHIDLDAPHAS, encoded by the coding sequence GTGAACCCAGGCAAGCCAAAGGGTGACGAAGATGCCGCCGGCCTGATCCGCGCGCGCGACGTTGCGGCCTTCGACCTGTGGTCGCTGCCCAGCTTCGACCCGGTGGTGGAGCGGCCGGAGCCCGAGCCGGAACCCGTGGTTGAAGAAATCCCCGAGATCGAGGAAGTCCCGGTCGAGGAAGTCAAACCGCTGACGCTCGAAGAACTCGAGGCGATCCGCCAGGACGCCTACAATGAGGGCTTCGCCACCGGCGAGAAAGACGGTTTCCACAGCGGCCAGATGAAGGCCCGGCAAGAGGCCGAGGCGGTCCTGCAGGAACGCTTGAAGAGCCTGGAAACCCTGATGGGCCAGCTGTTCGAACCGATCGCCGAGCAGGATCAGCTGATCGAGCAGGCCATGGTCAACCTGGTCAGCCAATTGGCGCGGCAGGTGATCCAGCGCGAACTGTCGACCGATTCCAGCCAGATCCGCCAGGTCCTGCGCGAGGCGCTCAAGCTGTTGCCGATGGGCGCGGAGAACATTCGCATCCACGTCAATCCGCAGGATTTCGAGCTGGTCAAGGCCATGCGCGATCGCCACGAGGAAAGCTGGCGCATCCTCGAAGACGACGCGCTGCTCCCCGGCGGCTGCCGCATCGAGACCGAACATTCGCGTATCGACGCGAGCATCGAGACGCGCCTGGCGCAGGCCAGCAAGCAGCTCTTCGAGCAGCAGCGCGACCAGGCCACGCACGCCCTGGAGCCGGACCTGCACATCGACCTGGATGCGCCCCATGCGTCTTGA